GAAAGGATTCGCGGCATGCCAGCGCGTACACGGAAAGCTGCAGACTTCGATCCGCTTCCTTCTGGTCTTTTGGCCGGCCTGTTTTGTAATCGACGAGCTCCAGCCGTCCTACGGCGTCTTGGTTCATCTGGTCGATCCGGCCCATGAGGATGACGTCGTCCATCGGAAACTGGAATTGCTTCTCCTGTCCCCACACGGAGACGTTCAGGTGAATGTTCTTTTCGTAAAACCGGCGTAGCTGTTCCAGTGCGCTCGATCGATACCGGCCCTCCTGGTACTCATCTTCAAAACCCACGTGTCGCCAGCGGTCGTCGAGATACTCCTCCAGCCTCTCCACCGGGAACTCCCCCTCTTCCTGTTTCCAATCGAAGAATTTCCGCACACACTCATGCAGGATGGAACCCACGGTCAACGCGGCGCTGGGTCCCCCGGAGAGCTTGTAGACGTGCCCGAACTTGTATTGCATCGGACACGTCTTATAGGTTTCCATCGAAGAGGCGCTCAGCTTCAATTCATCTCCAGAGACGCCGGGCGCGACAGCAGGAGCAGGCGCATTGCGGAGGGCCCAGAACGGAAGCCGGGAATTCGCCACCGACGCTTCCTCGGCCAGCGGGTCCAGTGAGAGTTCATTGGCCAGATCTTCCCCTGAAGGATTCACCGAGCGGACTTTCAAATCGGCGCCGGCTCCCACGCCATCGCGCTGAATGTCGCTCACGAACTCAGAGAGCTTCCACCGGGGCTTGGTGACCGCCGTTAAGATCAGGTTCTCCTGCGCGCGTGTCATGGCAACATAGCCCAGCCGACGCTCCTCGTGGATATGGGCCCCGGCTGGGAGCAGGCCTTCCTTTCTCAGAACCTCGGGGAAAGGCAGCAACGTGGACCGCTGCCTTGCCGGAAAGTAATTCTGAGTCAGGCGAAGCACGAACACGACAGGAAATTCCATTCCCTTGGCAGCATGAACGGTCATCAGGCGGACGGCGTCGGTCTCCAGGGACTTGTCTGTTTCCTCCGAAATGCCGCCGCCGGCTTCGAGGTAATAGTCGAAGTACTCCAGGAATTCCTTGAGTCGATCGCCGGGATATTTCTTCTGCCATTCTTCCACAAACTTCAGGACGCGCCGCACCGGCTTTTCCACTTCTTCCTCGCGAAAGGACTTCACATCACCCAGATCGGATTGCCGGGGCGCATCGCCTCCCTGAAGTTCCGCGGCACAGACTCTCACGGCGGACAGTGCCGTTCGCCTCAACAGGGATTTCCGCATGGATTCCACCCACGCGACAAAGGGGTCGAGTTTTGCCCTCAATCCGCCTGACGCTTCATCGTGCACGCTCGCTTGGATCGCTTCATACAGGGTCGGATGTCCGGCCCCCTCACGCCCGTTAGAGCGGGTCGTCCGGTCCGCCACCAGCATGAACTCCTCTTCCGTTAAATTCCACCTTGGCAATGCGAGCGTGCGGCCGCAGCAGATGTTGTCGCCCGGTTTTGCAAGGAAACGCATCGTCGCCAGGAGATCGCGAACTGCGGGATGCAGAAGCACCGATAAACCGACCACCCGGAAGGGGAGGCCGCGACGCCGCAATGCCTTGACCAGCAGTTCCCGATGGGCATGCGCACGATAGAGCACGGCCATGTCGTGAAATGCCCTTCCCGCGCCGTGCAACCGCTCGATTTCAGCTGCTACCGTGAGCGCCTCATCGTCCGGCTCCGGCGCAATGAGCAGCGACA
This genomic stretch from Terriglobia bacterium harbors:
- a CDS encoding ATP-dependent helicase, with protein sequence MSSPEIRLNSEQEAAVTHPGGPLLIIAGAGTGKTRVITERIAFLLHAVAGLHPENVLALTFTERATEVMASRIRQRLGNGSSGEVEVLTFHAFALKLIEEQSVRLRQSQRAQLLDNIDFWILLRRHLESLQLEVFWKNAEPGKFLNNLIEFMSRAHDELVSVADYEAYVERLEAQLHGEVEAGRVSSAEADAQLKREREIARVYQVASQLLADAGAQTFGDVIASAVRMLQEFPEIRQVYEDRYRAILVDEFQDTNVAQIELLHLLARSHQNITVVGDDDQGIYRFRGASSESFTLFARKFPGFRQLKLTRNYRSTRRILRRANQLIAVNPDRFDPEKNLWTEKEEGEPVSLLIAPEPDDEALTVAAEIERLHGAGRAFHDMAVLYRAHAHRELLVKALRRRGLPFRVVGLSVLLHPAVRDLLATMRFLAKPGDNICCGRTLALPRWNLTEEEFMLVADRTTRSNGREGAGHPTLYEAIQASVHDEASGGLRAKLDPFVAWVESMRKSLLRRTALSAVRVCAAELQGGDAPRQSDLGDVKSFREEEVEKPVRRVLKFVEEWQKKYPGDRLKEFLEYFDYYLEAGGGISEETDKSLETDAVRLMTVHAAKGMEFPVVFVLRLTQNYFPARQRSTLLPFPEVLRKEGLLPAGAHIHEERRLGYVAMTRAQENLILTAVTKPRWKLSEFVSDIQRDGVGAGADLKVRSVNPSGEDLANELSLDPLAEEASVANSRLPFWALRNAPAPAVAPGVSGDELKLSASSMETYKTCPMQYKFGHVYKLSGGPSAALTVGSILHECVRKFFDWKQEEGEFPVERLEEYLDDRWRHVGFEDEYQEGRYRSSALEQLRRFYEKNIHLNVSVWGQEKQFQFPMDDVILMGRIDQMNQDAVGRLELVDYKTGRPKDQKEADRSLQLSVYALACRESFHLWPASLSFYNLENGEMVTTERTAAQLELDRDAILEIAREIRRRSFPPRRNFFCPQCDFLPVCPAFEGG